CGAAAGTCGCCGGCCGCCAGGGAGCGGGCGCGGGCGGTGGTGGCGGTGTAGGGGCGGTACTGAAGCGTCAACGGCAGGTAGCCGTTGCCGCCGGCCTCCCGGTCCGTCGTCGAGTAGGGGTCGGACAGGGGAGACTCGATGAAAACAACGGCGGCGTCGGCCTCCCGCGGGTCCGCGACCCGTACGTAAGGGCAGGTGGCGGAGACGAAGGGGTCGACGTCGTGCGCGGGCTCTCCCCCACGCATGAAACCCGGCTGAGCTTCGATCCGGCGGTTGGGAACCCATATGCGTCGTACCTGCGGGCCGAAGGGCAGCACGCACTCCCTGCTGGAATCGTCCCTGACACACCGATTCTTGAGCATTACCAGGCTGTCGCGCTGAGCTGCCCGGGCGGCGGTCGTGAAGGGCTCGCAACCGACTACGGCCGCGGAGGCGCCCGGATCCAGGTAGGGGTTCTCGAACAGGCCGGCACGGAAGAATACGCGCAGCAGGCGAGCGGCGGAGGCCTCGAAACGAGCGCGCGCCGCGGCCTGCCCATCACGTTCCACCAGGCGGCGGTAGGCCTCGATTATGGGAGCGGCCTCACTATTGCCGCCGAACTGGTCCACTCCGTTGTCGATGGCCAGCAGGTGACGATCGACCACGTCCATATCCTCCACGCCATAGCAACGCTGACCGAAGTGATCGATCTCCGGATCGGGATCGGCGGTGATGCCCCAGTCGGTGCACACCACCCCGTCGAAGCCATAGCGTTCGCGCAGCATGTCATGAACGATGCCGCGGTGGTAGGCATTGGCGCGCGGCGGCACCGGGCCGGAACCGCCGTCGGCATCAATACCTTCACCGCAGTTGAGCACCTGTCCATCCGCAGTGCGGTAGTGCCAGGAAATCGTGTAGTAAGGCATGACGGCGCCAGCGCTGCCGGTGGGGCCTGCCAGATGGAAGGCCGCCTCAAAGGGGCGCAGATGCTCAGCCTCATTGCCGCCGGGGTACACGGCGAACTTGCCGAAACCGTAGTGGGCATCGCGGCCGCCCTCACCGGTGCCGCCGCCGGGCCAGTGCTTGACCATGGTCGATACCGATGCGCTGCCCCAGCCGGGGTCCGCCACGGCCACAGCGACCGGCGGCAGTTCGCCGTCCGCCGGGGTGCCCGTCAGACCGACTGCCGTGCCAGCCTCGTTACCCGGGGTGGTCTGCATGCCTTCGCAGTAGGCGCGGGTGTAGTCGGCCGCCAGGCCCGCGTGCGGCCCCCAGGTGTCCTGCAGCCGCATCCAGCGCGGGTCGGTGGCGATGTCGATCTGCGGGCCGAGCGCCGTGGTGATGCCCAGGGCCCGGTACTCCCGGGAGATGATTGCGGCATACTGACGCACACGTGCGGGATCGAACAGGGCTGCCATGCCCAGTCCCTCGGGCCAGCGGGAGACGTCGGCGGCGGATGTGGCGAACTCGGCTCCGGAGGCCACCGCGGCGCCGTTGCGGGGGTCGGATGAGGTATTCACCGGCACTCCCATCGGCTCGGCCTCCGCGAGCGCCTGCATGGCGTTGTTCCAGCGGGCGGCCGTTTGTGCATCTTGGAGCGTGAAGGCGAGCACGTGGCGGACGTGGTCGACGGTGAGCATAGTGCGCTGCTGATCGGTCAGTGCCCAGGCAGGCACACCCGCCTCGGAGTAGGCCCGGCCGCCGTAAGTGCCAGCAAAGGGGCCCGTCCCGGGGTTGGGGACCGGCTGATGGGGCGAATAGAGCATGAGTCCGGCGATCGCCTCCAGACTCAACCGGGAGGCCAGGTCGGCGGCACGCTCGGCGGCGGGCAATCGCCAGTCCTCGTAGGGCAGCAGCTTCCCGGTGCGTGCCAGGTCCTTGAACAGGTGACCGTCGACCTCGATCACCGGAGCCGAAGTGACTCCCAGGGTGGGCCCGTCGGGCTGGGGGTGGAGCGTGACCGGGGTCGCGGCATCGCCGGTGGCAGCGGGCGAGTCGGGGCGGGATGCGGGTTCAGTGGTCACGGATGCTCCTTCGCTTGGCGACTGCATGGTCGCTGTGGCCAAGCATGTCACGGGCGCGCCAAAGGCGCATGAGTTTTCCAATGCCGAGGACCGCCGACCTTCAACGCCTACGCTGCCACCATGAGATCCACTCGTCCGAATGACGCCCGCACGGTTTCCCTGACTCCCTCCCAGCTAGACCGCGTGGAGGGCGTGCTGCTGGCGCAGGCGGTCGGTGACGTCATGGGGGTGCCCTATGAGCCGGGCGAT
This genomic stretch from Actinomyces qiguomingii harbors:
- a CDS encoding glycoside hydrolase family 3 N-terminal domain-containing protein — encoded protein: MTTEPASRPDSPAATGDAATPVTLHPQPDGPTLGVTSAPVIEVDGHLFKDLARTGKLLPYEDWRLPAAERAADLASRLSLEAIAGLMLYSPHQPVPNPGTGPFAGTYGGRAYSEAGVPAWALTDQQRTMLTVDHVRHVLAFTLQDAQTAARWNNAMQALAEAEPMGVPVNTSSDPRNGAAVASGAEFATSAADVSRWPEGLGMAALFDPARVRQYAAIISREYRALGITTALGPQIDIATDPRWMRLQDTWGPHAGLAADYTRAYCEGMQTTPGNEAGTAVGLTGTPADGELPPVAVAVADPGWGSASVSTMVKHWPGGGTGEGGRDAHYGFGKFAVYPGGNEAEHLRPFEAAFHLAGPTGSAGAVMPYYTISWHYRTADGQVLNCGEGIDADGGSGPVPPRANAYHRGIVHDMLRERYGFDGVVCTDWGITADPDPEIDHFGQRCYGVEDMDVVDRHLLAIDNGVDQFGGNSEAAPIIEAYRRLVERDGQAAARARFEASAARLLRVFFRAGLFENPYLDPGASAAVVGCEPFTTAARAAQRDSLVMLKNRCVRDDSSRECVLPFGPQVRRIWVPNRRIEAQPGFMRGGEPAHDVDPFVSATCPYVRVADPREADAAVVFIESPLSDPYSTTDREAGGNGYLPLTLQYRPYTATTARARSLAAGDFRETGDRTYRGKTNRAANESDLDAVIAARKSMGDRPVVVVVRMHNPAVLAELEPYADAIIVEFGVQQEAVWQLLAGDFEPSGLLPVTLPASMEAVEQHCEDLPFDYAAYTDSTGHVYAFGYGLNWSGVIDDERNRRYRSR